The Gammaproteobacteria bacterium genome window below encodes:
- a CDS encoding response regulator has protein sequence MRTESEISYPTVKILLVEDNQAHADLAIEALKAAKVRVLLSVVETGEEALEYLHKENDFSNATKPDLILLDLNLPGIDGREVLEVIKTDPSLKCIPVIILTTSDAEKDMLRTYNAHANCYIKKPVDFDQFQQAIHKMTDFWFTLVKIPQTKCDALSDV, from the coding sequence ATGAGAACAGAATCAGAAATAAGTTATCCGACTGTAAAGATACTTTTAGTAGAGGATAATCAAGCTCATGCAGATTTGGCTATTGAAGCCTTAAAAGCTGCTAAAGTACGAGTTTTGCTTAGTGTAGTGGAAACTGGTGAAGAAGCATTGGAATATCTGCATAAAGAAAATGATTTTTCCAATGCAACTAAGCCCGATCTTATATTATTAGATTTAAATTTGCCTGGTATTGACGGTAGAGAAGTCCTTGAAGTTATTAAAACCGATCCTTCATTGAAATGTATACCGGTAATCATTCTAACTACCTCAGATGCTGAAAAAGATATGCTCAGAACTTATAACGCGCATGCAAACTGTTATATAAAGAAACCTGTTGATTTCGATCAATTCCAGCAAGCTATACATAAGATGACGGACTTTTGGTTTACGTTAGTTAAAATACCTCAGACTAAGTGTGATGCGCTATCAGATGTATAG